A genomic region of Vicia villosa cultivar HV-30 ecotype Madison, WI unplaced genomic scaffold, Vvil1.0 ctg.001311F_1_1, whole genome shotgun sequence contains the following coding sequences:
- the LOC131634542 gene encoding alcohol acyltransferase 9-like: MTITPRTSTPNHSLSLTNLDDAMYMRISPYYLCFFKKSLEMDSLKSSLSRVLVDYYPLAGRLRKSTEDENKLVIDCNGEGVLFVEASMDITIEELLTSSMIPNSSWNKLHNVKVQNLIDIPPLIIQVTNLRCGGMILCASISHSLCDGIGASQFLNAWSELTRKPFSKIPASKIPSPNIHKNLTHFNLESSVTMLFNFGENEILCLKKQCITIPFKHITSFEAIAAHIWRSRVKACKLPSSCIVKLIFPIDFRKKMKIPKGYYGNGIVLACAKSTVKDLVVANNLDHCVELVQQAKANVNEEYVKSVIAIHKDKTIKLDSSIILRITQWSKLGLIYIDFGEGKPLYVGSLNMKYWCMFLPVIGDSNAVRVILSVPENIMEMFHHYVTDIKSWREEA; this comes from the exons ATGACTATAACTCCACGTACATCAACTCCAAATCACTCTCTCTCCCTCACCAATCTTGATGATGCAATGTACATGAGGATTTCTCCCTATTACCTGTGTTTCTTCAAGAAATCTTTGGAGATGGATTCCTTAAAGTCTTCCTTATCAAGAGTTTTAGTGGATTATTACCCTTTAGCTGGGAGGTTAAGGAAAAGCACCGAGGATGAGAACAAGTTGGTGATAGATTGCAATGGAGAAGGTGTTTTGTTTGTTGAAGCTTCAATGGATATTACGATTGAAGAATTACTCACTTCTTCTATGATACCTAATAGCTCATGGAACAAGCTCCATAATGTGAAAGTTCAAAATCTAATAGATATTCCTCCTCTTATAATCCAG gtGACTAATCTTCGTTGTGGGGGAATGATCTTGTGCGCATCGATCAGTCATAGCTTGTGTGATGGTATTGGCGCTTCACAATTTTTGAATGCTTGGTCTGAGCTTACTAGAAAACCCTTTAGCAA AATCCCCGCAAGTAAAATTCCCTCaccaaatatacacaaaaatctAACACATTTCAATCTTGAATCATCTGTCACCATGCTATTCAACTTTGGGGAAAACGAGATTCTATGCTTAAAGAAACAATGTATCACAATaccattcaaacacatcacaagCTTCGAAGCTATAGCAGCACACATTTGGCGCTCAAGGGTTAAAGCATGTAAGTTGCCTTCATCTTGTATTGTGAAGCTTATTTTTCCTATTGATTTTCGAAAGAAGATGAAAATTCCAAAAGGGTACTATGGGAATGGAATTGTGCTGGCTTGTGCAAAGAGCACTGTTAAGGATTTAGTGGTTGCTAATAACCTAGACCATTGTGTGGAGCTTGTGCAACAAGCCAAAGCTAATGTGAATGAGGAGTATGTTAAGTCAGTTATTGCTATACATAAGGACAAAACAATAAAGCTTGATAGTTCTATAATTTTGAGAATAACTCAATGGAGCAAATTAGGATTGATATATattgattttggagaagggaaacctTTGTATGTGGGTTCTTTGAATATGAAATATTGGTGCATGTTTTTGCCGGTTATTGGTGATTCTAATGCAGTTAGAGTGATTTTATCAGTGCCTGAGAATATTATGGAAATGTTTCACCATTACGTGACTGATATAAAGAGTTGGAGAGAAGAAGCATAA